aaagaagaaagaaaaagaagccctgTCCCAGCCCAGAAAAGGAAAACCCAGCAGCTTCCCAGCACAGCCACACTGCCATGCTGCTGACCTGTCTCTGGTTAGCGTGTCTGCCGTTTGAATCCTAACTGCTCTCTACAGGACTGATGCTGATGGTTCTAGTCAGTGCAAAGCATCCGAATGGAGGAGCCTGTTGTTTGCAACCTGTGCCTTTTAATTAAAGACATTACGGGTGTTCAGAGTCCAGTCTTTAATGGTGCCAGAAGTTGGACCTATTGAGTGGTATCATTGTGGCATCTGCACTGAGCTAGTTAGTGTTTGAGCCGGCCATCATGTTTGAAGGGCTAAATTAGAGTGAACCccttcaccctccctcccctgtaTTCAGCAAAGAACTTAAAactcttgggttttttttattgtatattagAGTTGCAGTGTTTAGAAGCTGGGCATGCTAATTAGTGtatggtaatcccagcactcagactgAAGTAGGAAGAATGCCACAAGTTTCAGACCAGACAGAACTACACTGTAGGGCTAGAGATGTAGTTGAATTTGTAGAGAGCCTTCCTGGCATACAGAAAGCCTACGTTTGGTCCCTCGCACCATATAAACTGGGAACAGTGATTCGcacccataattccagcactggaaggGATCATCTTTATATATCAAGCTCGAAGCCAGCCTTGGAGACATGAAATCTTGCCTATCAAACACTATAAATAATTGTAGTGTTTGATCAGATAAATTCCGTCTGCTTCATCTTTAGGTTGTATTGGGTGCTCTTTGTATTGGGTGCTCAGTTTTGCTGTGACTTTTTAGAAGCTTGACTAGAACTGAGATCCATTGTTTACTTCTCTGTCTTCTAGGTATCCCTAAACATGTCATCCCCATCTCTCTTGGTTGCCCCATTCGTCCCCAGCATACTTGCTTTTGGACTTCTGTGTAACTTGTGCTCACACTTGAAACCTGAGAAAGTGCACTGAGCCAGCTGTGGTGGCCcaggctgtaattccagcactcaggaggctgactgATCCAGTTCAAGACTGATCtgggctttaaaaaaagaaagaaaagaaaaagagtaaaaactCAAGAGAATCATCCAGTGAAGACCCAAAAATTCATTAGAAACTGAGAATCATGACGGCTTGGCCTGGCGGGATCCTCCCACCACCCCGCACTCCAGCAGCTCAGACTGCATGGAAAGACACTGCCTGAAGTAAACCCATAAATGTCTTTGAGTGTGAGCACTGGCACAGCCATTGTGATGTGCATGTTAACAGCTCTTTGCATTTGGAATTTTAATGTTTCCTAAAGACACACTCACTGTGGGCTCAGTGATGCCACCTCACATCACAGAAAGATTCTTGTATTTTCCTGAGCCTCATGTTTGCAAGAGAGACCTAAACTAAAAGACAGCTTTTATTCTGCTGAGGGTTCATTCTCTGATCGTTTAGTGGTCTGCTAACTaatctgttttctttccctttttttttttttgtttgtttgtttgtttgttgtttttgtttttgtttttttaaacagagaaaaGCAGTAAAGAATCTACCTCACTGGGAATATCATCATTGCTGACTTCAGATGGATTCAATCATCCAGTCCCTTCTTCAGGGCAAAGTCCTGAGGTTGGTAGCCCTACGAGTCTTGCTCgctctgtctctgcttcagtctgCGCCATCAAGCCCAGTGACCCCAATAGCATTGAACCTATAGCTATGGAGGCTATGAAGGCTTCGGCTGAATTGCAGACGAACTCTAAGGAAACAGAGCCTCCTGCTCTGCAGGCTCTTCCTCATCTCGCTTCCCCAGCAGGCCAGGATCCAGCTATGCCTTTGCGTCTTTCATCTGAAGAAGCATTTGTTACAGATAATCCAGAGAAATCTGTGGAAAGAAGAGCCCAGGGCCTCAGAGTTTATCTCCACACAAGACAGGACACTAGTTTATCTCTCACAACTACTGGGATGCATGGGCTACAGGGGTTTGTAGAAGAAAAGAGTTGGCATCCAGAAAATCCGAACCCCAGTCAAGTGAATGGCCTTCAGCAACACAGAGAACCACACAGAGGGAGAGGACAACAGGATGTTCCACGTGACCAAGAATGTCTTTGTGACACAGAAGACCTTGAACTTCATGGAGAAAAGCAACAGgaccaagaaaaaaatgtcattttggaAGGTGTGATGAAAGGAGATGAACTACAAACCAGTGCTGGTCTTGTGAGTACAGAGGAGAGTCTCCTGGCTTCAGGGCACTGTAGCTGTTCATGCTCGGAAACCCTGATGGAGGTGGATACAGTTGAACAGTCTCTGGTTGCTGTTTGCAGCTCCTCAGGCAGGCAGAAGGCCAGAACCAAGAGCCCTAGTCCATCTCATCTCACATCCCATAATCCCTCCATGGAGACGGAAACAGTGCAGTGTAACCCCTCTTGTGAAAGCATGGAACATTCCATCTCCACTCGGGATTTGCAGCCCCCAGAAGATAATGTTGAAATGTCTGCGATGGATAGCAAAGATAACATCAGTTCCTCTTCCCCTTTAAGTGATCATGGTCAGCCCTCTGTGGAGGCACCCGAAGAATTTTGTTCATCTGTCACAGTGGCCTTGAAAGAACTGCATGATCTTTTGGTCATTAGCTGTAAGCCAGCTTCGGAAAATGCATCTGA
This DNA window, taken from Cricetulus griseus strain 17A/GY chromosome 2, alternate assembly CriGri-PICRH-1.0, whole genome shotgun sequence, encodes the following:
- the LOC100753562 gene encoding regulatory solute carrier protein family 1 member 1 isoform X3, translating into MQSVRSHDACSVCAAAAVGPRPEKSSKESTSLGISSLLTSDGFNHPVPSSGQSPEVGSPTSLARSVSASVCAIKPSDPNSIEPIAMEAMKASAELQTNSKETEPPALQALPHLASPAGQDPAMPLRLSSEEAFVTDNPEKSVERRAQGLRVYLHTRQDTSLSLTTTGMHGLQGFVEEKSWHPENPNPSQVNGLQQHREPHRGRGQQDVPRDQECLCDTEDLELHGEKQQDQEKNVILEGVMKGDELQTSAGLVSTEESLLASGHCSCSCSETLMEVDTVEQSLVAVCSSSGRQKARTKSPSPSHLTSHNPSMETETVQCNPSCESMEHSISTRDLQPPEDNVEMSAMDSKDNISSSSPLSDHGQPSVEAPEEFCSSVTVALKELHDLLVISCKPASENASEDVSCQSEMEAESQTGILDHLGRRVQSEHLTISDQYPQVSCHQATSESEKIDTTCAGTEDGACTSFRGLGDSSSIGREGVPRPRESVRKSCSVAITSAKPADQSHCTSDVEISPTFVAGEEGTHSQPSEHMQNPGTASLETSDVCPGAAPPSHGSDPPATQSLSSPSALPPFVFPAADVNRILGAGFTLQEALGALHRVGGNADLALLVLLAKNIVVPT